In Amycolatopsis coloradensis, one genomic interval encodes:
- a CDS encoding helix-turn-helix domain-containing protein → MGSREEIVAAAAKVMREQGYAHATTKAIARAAGYSEALLYKHFKDKTEIFMSVLTERLPALGTTLDELMSSAADTPLAENLARLARITLSFYLESFPIAVSLFSSRELLATHRDRVMSRAGGPDVPLVRVSAYLGEEVRLGRVREDADLDAAASLLLGACFQYAFLASFEDREPSPGELDQWAERLAGTLVVAVAS, encoded by the coding sequence ATGGGAAGCCGCGAGGAGATCGTCGCCGCGGCGGCGAAGGTGATGCGCGAGCAGGGCTACGCGCACGCCACGACGAAGGCCATCGCACGGGCGGCGGGCTACTCCGAGGCGTTGCTGTACAAGCATTTCAAGGACAAGACCGAGATCTTCATGAGCGTGCTCACCGAGCGGCTGCCCGCGCTCGGGACGACCTTGGACGAGCTGATGAGCTCCGCGGCGGACACACCGCTCGCGGAGAATCTCGCCCGGCTGGCGCGGATCACGCTGTCGTTCTATCTGGAGAGCTTCCCGATCGCGGTGTCGCTGTTCTCCTCGCGGGAACTGCTCGCGACCCATCGGGACCGGGTCATGAGCCGGGCGGGCGGGCCGGACGTCCCGCTGGTGCGCGTCTCCGCGTACTTGGGCGAGGAGGTCCGGCTCGGCAGGGTTCGCGAGGACGCGGATCTGGACGCGGCGGCGTCGCTGCTGCTCGGGGCCTGTTTCCAGTACGCGTTCCTGGCGTCCTTCGAGGACCGGGAGCCGTCCCCGGGAGAACTGGACCAGTGGGCGGAGAGGCTGGCGGGCACGCTCGTGGTCGCGGTGGCCTCGTGA
- a CDS encoding NAD(P)-dependent oxidoreductase has protein sequence MKLTVLGATGGVGSEVVKQALAAGHHVTAVVRDPSRLHAEGELLEVVVAQLSEHGALTEAVSGRDVVISALGARDRNPTTIVTDGARAAVAALGSAGTRRLLLVSASGPFVDGDAFFTRNVVKPILGRVLRHAFADMVAAERIVRASDLDWTIVRPPRLLNGPHTGAIAARTDGNVRGSYSINRADVADYLLRAAADDSLVRQTVSIARG, from the coding sequence ATGAAGCTCACTGTTCTCGGTGCCACGGGCGGGGTCGGCTCCGAAGTCGTCAAGCAGGCGCTGGCCGCGGGGCACCACGTCACGGCGGTCGTTCGCGACCCGTCCCGCCTGCACGCCGAAGGTGAACTGCTGGAGGTCGTCGTCGCCCAGCTGTCCGAGCACGGCGCGCTGACCGAGGCGGTGTCCGGGCGCGACGTGGTGATCTCCGCCCTCGGCGCCCGCGACCGCAACCCGACGACCATCGTCACCGACGGGGCGCGCGCCGCGGTCGCCGCGCTCGGATCGGCGGGCACGCGGAGGCTGCTCCTGGTGAGCGCAAGCGGCCCGTTCGTCGACGGCGACGCCTTCTTCACCAGGAACGTCGTCAAGCCGATCCTGGGCAGGGTCCTCCGGCACGCCTTCGCGGACATGGTCGCCGCCGAGCGGATCGTGCGCGCGAGCGACCTCGACTGGACGATCGTGCGCCCGCCGCGCCTGCTGAACGGGCCGCACACCGGCGCGATCGCCGCCCGCACCGACGGCAACGTCCGCGGGAGCTACAGCATCAACCGCGCCGACGTCGCCGACTACCTGCTCCGCGCGGCCGCGGACGACTCGCTCGTCCGTCAGACGGTCTCGATCGCCCGCGGCTGA
- a CDS encoding SGNH/GDSL hydrolase family protein: protein MISRAVVLAPILLAQAVRVRRTTPRLPGAAGPVTGLVKGDGRPVRLAVLGESTVDGVGAATHAEALTGRLADELARDGGAVAWQALGKTGANARVAREELLPLLEPADLVVIALGVNDTIELHSATRYRRDLLDLVVAVRRRVGRVPVVLAGVPPMGRFPSLPRPLRDVLGARSAVLDAAAARLALLPGVVHVPMPAAMLDPATFAEDRFHPGPEGYRRWAEQLADVSRRLLSDTISG, encoded by the coding sequence GTGATCAGCCGTGCGGTGGTGCTCGCCCCGATCCTGCTCGCGCAAGCCGTCCGGGTGCGCCGTACGACGCCAAGGCTGCCCGGTGCCGCGGGGCCGGTCACCGGCCTCGTGAAGGGCGACGGCCGCCCGGTGCGGCTCGCGGTGCTCGGCGAGTCCACCGTGGACGGCGTCGGCGCGGCCACCCACGCCGAGGCGCTGACCGGACGGCTCGCGGACGAACTCGCGCGGGACGGCGGCGCGGTCGCCTGGCAGGCACTCGGCAAGACCGGCGCCAACGCGCGCGTGGCGCGCGAGGAGCTGCTGCCACTGCTCGAACCCGCCGACCTCGTGGTGATCGCGCTGGGTGTCAACGACACGATCGAACTGCATTCGGCCACACGCTACCGGCGTGACCTGCTCGACCTCGTCGTCGCCGTGCGGCGCCGGGTGGGCCGGGTCCCGGTGGTGCTCGCGGGCGTGCCGCCGATGGGCCGGTTCCCGTCGCTGCCGCGTCCGCTGCGGGACGTCCTCGGCGCGCGGTCGGCCGTCCTCGACGCCGCGGCCGCGCGGCTGGCGCTGCTACCCGGCGTCGTCCACGTCCCGATGCCCGCCGCGATGCTGGACCCGGCGACCTTCGCCGAGGACCGTTTCCACCCCGGCCCCGAGGGCTACCGGCGCTGGGCCGAACAACTCGCGGACGTGAGCCGACGGCTACTCAGCGACACCATTTCCGGGTAA
- a CDS encoding RNA polymerase sigma factor, producing MTDVQTTEVDPPWEGLTGADLHAACMRAARAGDRQAMDRLVHELTPLVWHVARANGLDRLTAEDVVQTVWLALFSQLEKLRDPKALAAWLITTTRREAQHPFGRRAQPVPLTDELAESMESTHPAPEEEAVRADRDRRVWRAFLRLPHRCQQLLRLTVLAGRAEYQLVAEALRMPRGSVGPTRGRCLESMRDLLAHEGGSR from the coding sequence GTGACCGACGTGCAAACGACCGAGGTAGACCCGCCATGGGAAGGACTGACCGGTGCCGACCTGCATGCCGCCTGCATGCGCGCGGCGCGGGCCGGTGACCGCCAGGCGATGGACAGACTTGTGCACGAGCTGACCCCGCTCGTGTGGCATGTCGCGCGCGCGAACGGGCTCGACCGCCTGACCGCCGAGGACGTGGTCCAGACGGTGTGGCTCGCCCTGTTCAGTCAGCTCGAGAAACTCCGTGACCCCAAGGCGCTCGCCGCGTGGCTGATCACCACTACCAGACGCGAAGCACAACATCCTTTCGGCCGCCGCGCCCAGCCTGTCCCGCTGACCGACGAGCTGGCCGAGAGCATGGAGAGCACCCACCCGGCCCCCGAAGAGGAAGCCGTCCGCGCCGACCGGGATCGCCGGGTCTGGCGCGCCTTCCTCCGCCTGCCGCATCGCTGTCAGCAGCTCCTTCGGCTGACCGTGCTCGCCGGGAGGGCCGAATACCAACTGGTCGCCGAAGCACTCCGTATGCCGCGCGGAAGTGTCGGCCCGACCAGGGGCCGTTGCCTCGAATCGATGCGCGACCTGCTGGCCCACGAAGGGGGAAGCCGATGA
- a CDS encoding CHAT domain-containing protein: MAAAADHGPGAAIRLLQRALSCLGPLKAAGPERLEIRVRVLISLAAAEAEVLSQEDGFARLDEAERVRLSLPEGETRRLLRFTVVLQRAVVLMRIGRLEEALALYDAVLPSLADEVEDHSLLLTRNMMNRAWLHLQMTNPDGAYQDLSGALDIAVKYGHRRLEGKIRHNLGDHAQLLGDIPEALRHYEQAASIFVTDGPGSLPLVRLDQAKALLTAGLAEEAARHLDEAIPELRDNGAHHLVAEAEVARAGAAILEGDHVLAKKLATSARRSFLRRGNGRWAEIAELTRLRADAVKVLADREKKPSAKLPERLADLAIRLAGLGLRDEAGAARMFAVRLLIRREETVAAQELLAQVPKPRQTTPIDHRMQLRLCRAELAVASHRPRSALAQARAGLAELGQIRDRMGGLDLVCGTAAHGEELGKLALTLVLKKARRSGAGAKSLFAWFERTRAQVYRYEPLPVIEDPALARHINEMRHVQGTIQARRLSGEPVGKLEERYDRLQREATRLGWYTSQWGRPRPVSAPEEVVERLGDRVLVSLMGYRDTLYAVVVDRGRFRLLKLGPLAEIVETARQLHADLDALAPDNLPAPLVEVVTGSARRRADKLDKLISASLAKTLENRELIIVPIGSLYALPWGALPSLHGHPVSIAPSATAWVTASGRRSSGPVLLAGGPGVPGSVGEVRNLRTVYPQARLVDGKDATSDAVLSALDGSGMAHLVAHGAHEPANALFSRLELVDGPLYAHETARLAKPPERVVLAACELAMSHIRPGEEALGFAGTLLASGSRTVIGAIARVGDKAAAAAMSDLHRRLASGTAPALALAEATAADPLRRPFLCLGAG, from the coding sequence ATGGCCGCCGCCGCCGACCACGGCCCGGGCGCCGCGATCAGGTTGTTGCAGCGCGCTTTGTCGTGCCTCGGGCCGCTGAAGGCAGCCGGGCCGGAACGGCTGGAGATCCGGGTCAGGGTGCTGATCAGCCTCGCCGCGGCCGAGGCCGAGGTCCTGTCCCAAGAGGACGGATTCGCTCGGCTGGACGAGGCGGAGCGAGTGCGGCTTTCGCTGCCGGAAGGCGAAACCCGGCGGCTGCTGCGGTTCACCGTCGTCCTGCAGCGCGCCGTCGTCCTGATGCGGATCGGGAGGTTGGAGGAGGCACTCGCGCTCTACGACGCGGTGCTTCCCAGCCTGGCCGACGAGGTGGAGGACCACAGCCTGCTCCTGACCCGGAACATGATGAACCGGGCGTGGCTGCATCTCCAGATGACCAACCCCGACGGCGCCTACCAGGATCTGAGCGGCGCGCTGGACATCGCGGTCAAGTACGGCCATCGCCGCCTCGAAGGGAAGATCCGGCACAACCTGGGTGATCACGCCCAGTTGCTCGGCGACATCCCCGAAGCGCTCCGGCACTACGAACAGGCGGCCTCGATCTTCGTCACCGACGGTCCCGGTTCGCTGCCGCTCGTTCGGCTCGACCAGGCGAAGGCCCTGCTCACCGCCGGGCTCGCCGAGGAAGCGGCGCGACACCTCGACGAGGCGATCCCCGAACTCCGGGACAACGGTGCGCACCATCTCGTCGCGGAAGCGGAGGTCGCGCGGGCCGGGGCCGCCATCCTCGAGGGTGACCACGTTCTCGCGAAGAAGCTCGCGACGTCCGCACGGCGGAGCTTCCTGCGGCGTGGCAACGGCCGGTGGGCGGAGATCGCCGAGTTGACCCGGCTCCGCGCGGACGCGGTGAAGGTACTGGCGGACCGGGAAAAGAAGCCGTCCGCGAAACTGCCGGAGCGGCTGGCCGATCTCGCCATCCGGCTGGCCGGGCTCGGTCTGCGCGACGAAGCGGGCGCGGCCAGGATGTTCGCGGTGCGGTTGCTGATCCGTCGCGAAGAGACGGTCGCCGCGCAGGAACTCCTGGCGCAGGTACCGAAACCTCGGCAGACCACGCCGATCGACCACCGGATGCAGCTGCGGTTGTGCCGGGCCGAACTCGCGGTGGCGTCGCATCGGCCGCGTTCGGCGCTCGCGCAGGCGCGGGCAGGGCTGGCCGAACTCGGGCAGATCCGCGACCGCATGGGCGGGCTCGACCTTGTCTGCGGGACGGCGGCGCACGGCGAGGAGCTGGGCAAACTCGCGCTCACGCTGGTGCTCAAGAAGGCGAGGCGCAGCGGCGCCGGGGCGAAAAGCCTGTTCGCGTGGTTCGAACGCACCCGCGCGCAGGTGTATCGCTACGAACCGCTGCCGGTCATCGAGGATCCCGCGCTCGCCCGGCACATCAACGAAATGCGGCACGTGCAGGGGACGATCCAGGCGCGGCGGTTGTCCGGCGAACCGGTCGGGAAGCTCGAGGAGCGCTACGACCGTTTGCAGCGGGAGGCGACGCGGCTCGGGTGGTACACCAGCCAATGGGGTCGTCCGCGCCCGGTGTCGGCACCCGAAGAGGTGGTGGAGCGCCTCGGCGATCGCGTGCTGGTCAGCCTGATGGGGTATCGCGACACCTTGTACGCGGTGGTCGTCGACCGCGGCCGGTTCCGGCTGCTGAAGCTGGGGCCGCTCGCGGAGATCGTCGAGACCGCGCGGCAGTTGCACGCGGACCTCGACGCGCTGGCCCCGGACAACCTGCCCGCCCCGCTGGTCGAGGTCGTCACCGGTTCCGCGCGGCGCCGGGCGGACAAACTGGACAAGCTGATCTCGGCGTCGCTGGCGAAGACGCTGGAGAACCGCGAGCTGATCATCGTGCCGATCGGCTCGCTGTACGCGTTGCCGTGGGGTGCTTTGCCGTCACTGCACGGACATCCGGTGTCGATCGCGCCGTCGGCGACCGCATGGGTGACCGCGTCCGGGCGGCGGAGCTCCGGCCCGGTCCTGCTCGCCGGCGGGCCTGGGGTGCCGGGTTCGGTCGGTGAGGTGCGGAACCTGCGGACCGTGTACCCGCAGGCCCGCCTCGTCGACGGGAAGGACGCGACCAGCGACGCCGTACTGTCCGCTTTGGACGGTTCCGGGATGGCGCATCTGGTCGCGCACGGCGCGCACGAACCGGCGAACGCGCTGTTCTCGCGGCTGGAGCTCGTCGACGGCCCGTTGTACGCGCACGAAACCGCCCGGCTCGCGAAGCCGCCGGAACGGGTGGTGCTGGCCGCGTGCGAACTCGCGATGAGTCATATCCGGCCCGGCGAGGAGGCGCTCGGTTTCGCCGGGACGCTGCTCGCCAGTGGTTCGCGGACGGTCATCGGCGCGATCGCGCGAGTCGGCGACAAGGCCGCCGCCGCCGCGATGTCCGATCTGCATCGGCGGTTGGCTTCGGGGACCGCGCCCGCTTTGGCGCTCGCGGAAGCGACCGCCGCCGATCCGCTGCGGCGCCCCTTCCTGTGCCTGGGCGCGGGCTGA
- a CDS encoding SRPBCC family protein, protein MGKTYSFEVNRTSSASPASLFALEADGSRWSEWAKPVVFHSRWARKPDADGVGAVRAVGLWPVYLHEETLEYEQDRKHVYGFAGLAPLKDYRAEVSFTPNASGGTDLRWAGRFTEPLPGTGAAVRTALRTVISILATRLVKHAERA, encoded by the coding sequence ATGGGCAAGACGTACTCCTTCGAGGTCAACCGGACGAGCAGCGCCTCGCCCGCTTCGCTGTTCGCGCTGGAGGCCGATGGTTCCCGGTGGTCGGAATGGGCGAAGCCGGTGGTGTTCCACTCGCGCTGGGCGCGGAAGCCGGACGCGGACGGAGTGGGCGCCGTCCGGGCCGTCGGGCTGTGGCCGGTGTATCTCCACGAAGAGACGCTGGAGTACGAACAGGACCGAAAGCACGTCTACGGCTTCGCGGGTCTCGCGCCGCTCAAGGACTATCGCGCCGAAGTCTCGTTCACGCCGAACGCTTCCGGCGGTACGGATCTGCGCTGGGCCGGCCGGTTCACCGAACCGCTGCCCGGCACCGGCGCCGCCGTCCGCACGGCCCTGCGCACCGTGATCTCGATCCTGGCCACTCGCCTGGTGAAACACGCGGAACGCGCCTGA
- a CDS encoding FUSC family protein, with protein MSTTRREIAAPHWLVQLLRSTPVPIPWNMVARAVLALAVPLAVGYALGDIAVGALISTGALPTVLSESAGPYRYRARRLGGATAAAGLGYFAGLITGGIPAASIPVVVGVAAVSALISAAGSNASVAGLQMFVFCVLGTGQHVTGLRVEVLLGYFCVGAAWSLLVALATWTFRATSPERGAVAHVYVELAAMLSATDEATSRVARHQLTTAMNTAYDRLLTARSWLSGRDATYRQLLNLLSASTPAVEASVAMVNAGRRAPEDVIDHFIATSAAVLANQELPEPPEAPEGADPVLAALYAGLARIGKGDNRKRREIQPWHKRLRGWAGSLISGPLTWFAALRLTLCVAIAEVVALLVPFERSYWITLTVGIVLKPDFGSVFGRAVLRGIGTVIGVGIGAAVLAAGGEGWLLVLLIAVFAGGVAVGKVRNYGILSAFVTPLIILQMDLASTGSWDVVLARLVDTVLGCAIVLIFGYLLWPGSRRPQVGGRLADSLDSLVKYVDKGLVLAPSGEARLERSRARRRAYRALADLRTAFQQVVVEPSAAGRQAVAWWPVIAGLERVADAVTEVGVTLGRGAPAPADADIALLTAALTELAAAVREEREPAEMPMPDNEQLSGVVDQIGAAFDAVRGPDLVERAPLRLVRRFLPYHRRA; from the coding sequence GTGAGCACGACGCGCCGCGAGATCGCCGCACCACATTGGCTGGTGCAGCTGCTCCGCAGCACACCGGTTCCCATTCCGTGGAACATGGTCGCCCGCGCCGTCCTCGCCCTCGCCGTACCGCTGGCCGTCGGTTACGCGCTCGGCGACATCGCCGTCGGCGCGCTCATCTCCACCGGCGCCCTGCCCACCGTCCTTTCGGAATCCGCCGGCCCGTACCGCTACCGCGCCCGGCGGCTCGGCGGCGCCACCGCGGCCGCCGGCCTCGGCTACTTCGCCGGGTTGATCACGGGCGGCATCCCGGCCGCGTCCATCCCGGTCGTCGTCGGGGTCGCGGCGGTGTCCGCGCTGATCAGCGCGGCGGGCAGCAACGCGTCGGTCGCCGGACTCCAGATGTTCGTCTTCTGCGTCCTCGGCACCGGCCAGCACGTCACCGGCCTGCGCGTCGAAGTCCTTCTCGGCTACTTCTGCGTCGGCGCCGCCTGGAGTCTGCTCGTCGCGCTCGCCACCTGGACCTTCCGCGCCACCAGCCCCGAACGCGGCGCCGTCGCGCACGTCTACGTCGAACTCGCCGCGATGCTGTCCGCGACCGACGAAGCCACCTCCCGCGTCGCGCGCCACCAGCTCACGACCGCGATGAACACCGCGTACGACCGGCTGCTCACCGCGCGATCCTGGCTGTCGGGCCGCGACGCCACCTACCGCCAGCTGCTCAACCTGCTCTCGGCCAGCACCCCCGCCGTCGAGGCGTCCGTCGCGATGGTCAACGCCGGCCGCCGCGCCCCGGAAGACGTGATCGACCACTTCATCGCGACTTCGGCGGCCGTACTCGCGAACCAAGAACTGCCGGAGCCGCCCGAAGCGCCCGAAGGCGCCGACCCGGTCCTCGCCGCGCTCTACGCCGGACTCGCCCGGATAGGCAAGGGCGACAACCGGAAACGGCGCGAGATCCAGCCGTGGCACAAACGCCTCCGCGGCTGGGCGGGGTCGCTCATCTCCGGCCCGCTCACCTGGTTCGCCGCGCTCCGCCTCACGTTGTGCGTCGCGATCGCCGAAGTCGTCGCGCTGCTCGTCCCGTTCGAACGGTCCTACTGGATCACGCTCACCGTCGGCATCGTCCTCAAACCCGACTTCGGCTCGGTGTTCGGCCGCGCCGTGCTGCGCGGCATCGGCACGGTGATCGGCGTGGGCATCGGCGCGGCCGTACTCGCCGCGGGCGGCGAAGGCTGGCTGCTGGTCCTGCTGATCGCCGTGTTCGCGGGCGGCGTCGCGGTCGGCAAGGTCCGCAACTACGGCATCCTCAGCGCCTTCGTGACCCCGCTGATCATCCTGCAGATGGATCTCGCCAGCACCGGAAGCTGGGACGTCGTGCTCGCGCGGCTCGTCGACACCGTGCTCGGCTGCGCGATCGTCCTGATCTTCGGCTACCTGCTCTGGCCGGGCAGCCGGCGGCCGCAGGTCGGCGGACGGCTCGCCGACAGCCTCGACAGCCTGGTGAAATACGTCGACAAGGGGCTCGTGCTCGCGCCGTCGGGCGAAGCGCGATTGGAACGTTCCCGCGCCCGTCGCCGCGCCTACCGCGCACTGGCCGACCTGCGGACCGCGTTCCAGCAGGTCGTCGTCGAACCCTCGGCAGCCGGGCGGCAGGCCGTCGCCTGGTGGCCGGTGATCGCCGGGCTCGAACGCGTCGCCGACGCCGTCACCGAGGTCGGCGTCACCCTCGGCCGCGGCGCCCCTGCCCCGGCCGATGCCGACATCGCCCTCCTGACAGCCGCCCTCACCGAACTCGCGGCCGCCGTCCGCGAAGAACGGGAACCGGCGGAGATGCCGATGCCCGACAACGAGCAGCTGTCGGGCGTCGTCGACCAGATCGGCGCCGCCTTCGACGCCGTGCGCGGCCCGGACCTCGTCGAACGCGCGCCGCTGCGGCTGGTCCGGCGGTTCCTGCCCTACCACCGCCGCGCCTGA
- a CDS encoding AAA family ATPase: MLVWINGPFGGGKTQTAHELHRRLPGSVLSDPEVAGFGLHRMMPPRLRGDFQDLAAWRQGVFEVLDLVLGKQDGPVIVPMTLVEPRYFEEIVGRLADRGHDVRHFALLAERETVLRRLSERGIVHSVRRKGRPPKRESFAVSKLDLCLDRLSGAEFGEHIHTDTLAVARVADRIAASAGLTLTPNTDGALRGFVRRKWTSVKHIRFG, from the coding sequence ATGCTCGTCTGGATCAACGGCCCGTTCGGCGGCGGCAAGACGCAGACCGCGCACGAACTGCACCGGCGGCTGCCCGGCAGCGTCCTGTCCGATCCCGAGGTCGCGGGTTTCGGCCTGCACCGGATGATGCCGCCACGGCTGCGTGGCGACTTCCAGGACCTCGCCGCCTGGCGCCAGGGCGTTTTCGAGGTGCTCGACCTGGTACTCGGCAAACAGGACGGTCCGGTGATCGTGCCGATGACGCTGGTGGAGCCCCGGTACTTCGAGGAGATCGTCGGCAGGCTGGCCGACCGCGGGCACGACGTCCGGCACTTCGCGCTGCTGGCCGAACGCGAAACCGTGCTGCGACGGCTGAGCGAACGCGGCATCGTCCATTCCGTACGGCGGAAGGGGAGGCCGCCGAAGCGCGAGAGTTTCGCGGTGTCGAAGCTCGACCTCTGCCTGGACCGGCTGAGCGGTGCGGAGTTCGGCGAACACATCCACACGGACACGCTCGCCGTCGCGCGGGTCGCCGATCGGATCGCCGCGTCGGCCGGGCTGACCCTCACCCCGAACACGGACGGCGCGCTGCGGGGTTTCGTGCGTCGCAAGTGGACGAGCGTCAAGCACATCCGGTTCGGCTGA
- a CDS encoding TauD/TfdA dioxygenase family protein: MSIELPDRVRLRPATVPDGGILEGPRLLRRLPEGVEERPYELFALRPLGRVIGAEIGGVDLARPLTPALHAELNRALLEWKVLFFRDQDITSEHQRAFAANWGELETNPFIPKGETADTTRFTRSATMPAFENIWHVDVTFRPEPALGSVLRLIEIPPVGGDTIWADMAAAYDNLPEDVRDRVDGLTAVHDFIPGFDRFSDPELLLRHQDAFPPVEHPVVRTHPETGRRSLFVNQAFTTHIVGMDRDESDRLLRYLFSRAHIPEFQVRFSWRPGSVAFWDNRATQHYAVNDYHPYARVAERVAIVGDRPF, encoded by the coding sequence ATGTCCATCGAACTGCCCGACCGTGTCCGTCTCCGCCCCGCGACCGTCCCCGACGGCGGGATCCTCGAAGGGCCGCGGTTGCTGCGGCGCCTGCCGGAAGGCGTCGAAGAACGCCCGTACGAGCTTTTCGCGCTGCGTCCGCTGGGGCGGGTGATCGGTGCCGAGATCGGCGGTGTCGACCTGGCCCGGCCGCTGACGCCCGCTCTCCACGCCGAGCTGAATCGCGCGCTGCTGGAGTGGAAGGTGTTGTTCTTCCGCGACCAGGACATCACTTCGGAGCACCAACGTGCCTTCGCCGCCAACTGGGGTGAACTGGAGACGAACCCGTTCATCCCGAAAGGGGAGACCGCGGACACCACCCGGTTCACCCGCTCGGCGACCATGCCCGCGTTCGAGAACATCTGGCACGTGGACGTCACCTTCCGGCCAGAGCCCGCGCTCGGTTCGGTCCTGCGGCTGATCGAGATCCCGCCGGTCGGCGGCGACACGATATGGGCCGACATGGCCGCCGCCTACGACAACCTGCCGGAAGACGTCCGCGACCGCGTCGACGGGTTGACCGCGGTGCACGACTTCATCCCCGGCTTCGACCGCTTCTCCGATCCGGAACTGCTGCTGCGCCACCAGGACGCGTTCCCGCCGGTCGAGCATCCGGTCGTCCGCACGCATCCGGAAACCGGGCGGCGCTCCCTCTTCGTGAACCAGGCGTTCACGACGCACATCGTCGGCATGGACCGCGACGAGAGCGACAGGCTCCTGCGGTACCTGTTCAGCCGGGCGCATATCCCGGAGTTCCAGGTGCGCTTCAGCTGGCGGCCGGGTTCGGTGGCCTTCTGGGACAACCGCGCCACCCAGCACTACGCCGTCAACGACTACCACCCGTACGCGCGCGTGGCCGAACGCGTCGCCATCGTGGGCGACCGGCCGTTCTGA
- a CDS encoding antitoxin, with translation MGINFDELKNKATDALREHNDKIEGGLDKAADFAKSKFSGHDSQIDSGVEKAKGFINKFDDTPDTPPQQGQ, from the coding sequence ATGGGCATCAACTTCGATGAATTGAAGAACAAGGCCACCGACGCTCTCCGCGAGCACAACGACAAGATCGAGGGCGGCCTGGACAAGGCGGCGGACTTCGCGAAGTCGAAGTTCTCCGGTCACGATTCGCAGATCGACTCCGGGGTCGAGAAGGCGAAGGGCTTCATCAACAAGTTCGACGACACCCCCGACACCCCGCCCCAGCAGGGCCAGTAA
- a CDS encoding prephenate dehydrogenase, with translation MIGLGLIGGSLLRAAHSIGRTTFGATTSEADADAASRAGFDVTTQVEAALGKAAERDAMIVLAVPLPAVEEVLRTVSRVAGHCVLTDVTSVKGPVLDSVRRRAPYAKFVGGHPMAGTANSGWKASNPALFGGAAWVLGVEHDTDLTAWAEVARLVLDVGAQVVPLPADSHDETVARISHLPHIFAAILATIGAQGGPLAMALAAGSYTDGTRVAGSSPALVRAMTEGNRDALLPIVDEALGRLGAARGSLASTGGLAVTVNAGYEGAQAFAASKDAERAGVRVSLSAPDARDGLIALGERGGRITAIEGDTAIGEVS, from the coding sequence GTGATCGGGCTCGGGTTGATCGGTGGTTCGCTGCTGCGCGCGGCGCATTCGATCGGCCGCACCACGTTCGGGGCGACGACCTCCGAAGCTGACGCGGACGCCGCCAGCAGAGCGGGTTTCGACGTGACGACGCAGGTCGAAGCCGCGCTGGGCAAGGCGGCGGAGCGGGACGCGATGATCGTGCTCGCGGTGCCGCTGCCCGCGGTCGAGGAAGTGCTCCGGACCGTTTCGCGGGTCGCCGGGCACTGCGTGCTCACCGACGTGACCAGCGTGAAGGGCCCGGTGCTCGACTCGGTCCGCCGTCGCGCGCCGTACGCGAAGTTCGTCGGCGGGCACCCGATGGCCGGGACGGCGAACTCCGGCTGGAAGGCGAGCAACCCGGCGCTGTTCGGCGGCGCGGCGTGGGTGCTGGGCGTCGAGCACGACACCGATCTGACCGCTTGGGCGGAGGTCGCCCGGCTGGTGCTGGACGTCGGCGCGCAGGTCGTGCCGCTTCCGGCGGACTCGCACGACGAGACGGTCGCGCGGATCTCGCATCTGCCGCATATCTTCGCGGCCATCCTGGCCACGATCGGCGCGCAGGGCGGGCCGCTGGCGATGGCGCTGGCCGCCGGGTCCTACACGGACGGCACGCGGGTGGCCGGGTCGAGCCCGGCGCTGGTGCGGGCGATGACCGAAGGCAACCGGGACGCGCTGCTGCCGATCGTCGACGAAGCGCTAGGACGGCTGGGTGCCGCTCGGGGCTCGCTGGCGTCGACGGGCGGCCTCGCGGTGACGGTCAACGCGGGCTATGAGGGCGCGCAAGCGTTTGCGGCCAGTAAGGACGCGGAACGCGCGGGGGTTCGGGTCAGTCTGAGCGCGCCGGACGCGCGCGACGGCCTGATCGCGCTCGGCGAGCGCGGCGGCCGGATCACCGCGATCGAGGGCGACACCGCGATCGGCGAGGTCTCCTGA